The following are from one region of the Vitis riparia cultivar Riparia Gloire de Montpellier isolate 1030 chromosome 14, EGFV_Vit.rip_1.0, whole genome shotgun sequence genome:
- the LOC117930221 gene encoding histone H2AX, translating to MSSTGSTKGGRGKPKASKSVSRSQKAGLQFPVGRIARFLKAGKYAERVGAGAPVYLSAVLEYLAAEVLELAGNAARDNKKNRIVPRHIQLAVRNDEELSKLLGSVTIANGGVLPNIHQTLLPKKTGKGKGEIGSASQEF from the exons ATGAGTTCCACGGGATCAACCAAGGGAGGTAGAGGCAAGCCAAAGGCCTCAAAGTCGGTGTCGCGGTCTCAGAAGGCTGGGCTTCAATTTCCGGTGGGGAGGATTGCAAGGTTTCTCAAGGCCGGAAAGTATGCCGAGCGTGTTGGAGCCGGCGCCCCCGTCTACCTGTCTGCTGTTCTTGAGTATCTCGCGGCCGAG GTTTTGGAGCTTGCTGGAAATGCAGCGAGGGACAACAAAAAGAATCGCATTGTACCTCGCCACATACAGCTAGCAGTGAGGAATGACGAGGAACTAAGCAAACTATTGGGGTCAGTAACCATTGCTAATGGAGGGGTTTTGCCCAACATCCACCAGACTCTGTTGCCAAAGAAGACGGGTAAAGGCAAGGGGGAGATTGGGTCTGCTTCCCAGGAATTTTAG